One stretch of Microcebus murinus isolate Inina chromosome 12, M.murinus_Inina_mat1.0, whole genome shotgun sequence DNA includes these proteins:
- the DMAC1 gene encoding distal membrane-arm assembly complex protein 1, which translates to MPPKRKSTASLGRRELHFPAALGGSAFRRCAFRRCAFRLCLLRQFEPKTAKVVAAFQNMGSFASHAVKGAAPPETASPPMPAPPATPEAPTAPAQAPLLKKCWSCRVLSGFGLMGAGGYVYLAARKPMKLGYPPGPGTITQMVIGISIFCWGVVMLADPKGKSYRT; encoded by the exons ATGCCTCCAAAGCGAAAGTCCACAGCAAGTCTAG GCAGGCGGGAACTTCATTTCCCAGCGGCCCTCGGCGGCTCTGCTTTCCGGCGTTGTGCTTTCCGGCGTTGTGCTTTCCGGCTATGTCTTTTACGTCAGTTTGAACCAAAGACTGCTAAGGTTGTGGCCGCGTTCCAGAATATGGGTTCTTTCGCGTCTCACGCGGTCAAGGGCGCCGCGCCTCCGGAAACTGCCTCACCACCCATGCCTGCGCCCCCAGCTACTCCCGAAGCGCCGACCGCTCCGGCGCAAGCCCCCCTACTTAAAAAGTGCTGGAGTTGTCGCGTGCTCTCTGGGTTTGGGCTGATGGGGGCGGGCGGGTACGTGTACTTGGCGGCGCGGAAGCCCATGAAGCTGGGATACCCCCCGGGTCCAGGGACTATTACGCAGATGGTCATCGGCATCA GCATTTTCTGCTGGGGTGTAGTTATGCTGGCAGACCCCAAAGGAAAGTCCTACCGAACCTAG